The following is a genomic window from Nitrospirota bacterium.
GGCATAAGCCTCCTGACCGATTACCCTATTGAGCCCGGACATGTCCTCATATTTAACAACGGAAAGAATCCGGTGCCTCCCGGCGTCGGGATAGTCAAGTGGGTCAGAAGCGAAGGCGTAAATATCAAGGGAGGGGTTGAGTTCATAGGCGAACCAGAGTTATCTTTTAAACAGGCCATGCAAAACTTGTCCTGATGTTTGACTTAATCTATAAAATTTGTTAGTCTATATCCCGTTTTTTATCTTCCCTGAAAAGAGGTTTTTGCATGGCAAAGAAAATTAAAAAGATAGCTAAGAAAACGACTTCCAAACAGGCAACAAAAAAAGTTAAGAAGCAATCCAAAAAATCGCCTCCGAAAAAAACAGTTAGAGCCAAACCGGCTTCTGCGGGCAAAAAATCTCCAGCGGTCAAAAAAGCCACTGCCAAAAGCTCCGGCAAACCATCGCTGAGGGAA
Proteins encoded in this region:
- a CDS encoding PilZ domain-containing protein; amino-acid sequence: MRNLNYMVPASLENSERRKHKREPHSAAIKFSLNDIELHQLKKITAGGTTLDISNGGISLLTDYPIEPGHVLIFNNGKNPVPPGVGIVKWVRSEGVNIKGGVEFIGEPELSFKQAMQNLS